A single region of the Pseudalkalibacillus berkeleyi genome encodes:
- the gvpU gene encoding gas vesicle accessory protein GvpU, with translation MSTQVQSKDSILEYFVQASNTQDFSLDITLNVNGSVVSGTLISAKDYFETLSQKLEDGSEISQKLSEQLGAASETIESNPDGEANFIHMKNTRVYCGDNKPTPSKGQILWRGKLDEIDGFFLGKISETKSSSTSKKSS, from the coding sequence TTGAGTACACAAGTTCAATCAAAGGATAGTATTTTAGAATATTTTGTACAAGCTTCTAATACACAAGATTTTTCATTAGATATCACTTTGAACGTCAATGGTTCCGTTGTATCCGGAACACTGATATCAGCGAAAGACTACTTCGAAACATTAAGTCAGAAACTTGAAGACGGTAGTGAAATTTCACAGAAATTAAGCGAACAACTTGGAGCAGCTAGTGAGACTATAGAATCTAATCCAGACGGAGAAGCTAACTTCATTCATATGAAAAATACCCGGGTATATTGTGGAGACAATAAACCTACACCTTCTAAAGGACAAATATTATGGAGAGGTAAGCTAGATGAAATCGATGGATTTTTTCTTGGAAAAATCTCCGAAACGAAAAGCAGTAGTACGAGTAAAAAGAGTTCGTAA
- a CDS encoding ABC-F family ATP-binding cassette domain-containing protein → MINVTNVGLRFADRKLFEDVNIKFTPGNCYGLIGANGAGKSTFLKILSGEIEAQKGDVHVPPGHRLAVLKQDHFEYEEYEVLNTVIMGHERLYEIMQEKDAIYAKPDFSEEDGMKAAELEGEFAEHDGWEAESNAAVLLKGLGIKEDLHTKKMAELTGGQKVKVLLAQALFGNPDILLLDEPTNGLDIKATQWLEEFLINFENTVIVVSHDRHFLNKVCTHIADLDFGKIQIYVGNYDFWYESSQLAQKMAQEQNKKKEEKIKELQNFIARFSANASKSKQATSRKKLLDKISLDDIKPSSRKYPFVGFSPEREIGNDLLRVDNISKTINGEKVLDNVSFIMDKDDKIALVGKNEIAKTTLMKILMGEMEPDSGSYKWGVTTSQAYFPKDNTEYFEGSDLNLVDWLRQYSPEDDSDTFLRGFLGRMLFSGDEVKKKASVLSGGEKVRCMLSKMMLSNANVLILDEPTNHLDLESITALNDGLTKFKGSMIFASHDHQFVDTIANRIIEITDNGLMDKQMTYDEYLANKDIQKELEKMYS, encoded by the coding sequence ATGATAAATGTAACAAATGTTGGTTTGCGGTTTGCGGATCGTAAACTATTTGAAGATGTCAATATAAAATTTACTCCTGGGAATTGTTACGGATTAATTGGTGCTAATGGTGCTGGGAAATCAACGTTCCTAAAAATTTTATCAGGAGAAATAGAAGCTCAAAAAGGAGATGTCCACGTTCCACCAGGACATCGTTTAGCTGTTTTGAAGCAGGATCACTTTGAATATGAAGAGTATGAGGTTTTGAATACAGTCATTATGGGACATGAGCGATTGTATGAAATTATGCAAGAGAAAGATGCTATTTATGCTAAGCCCGACTTTTCTGAAGAAGATGGTATGAAAGCTGCAGAGTTAGAAGGAGAATTTGCGGAGCATGATGGATGGGAAGCTGAATCCAATGCTGCTGTCCTTCTTAAAGGTTTAGGCATTAAAGAAGACTTGCATACGAAGAAAATGGCTGAATTAACAGGTGGTCAAAAAGTTAAGGTGCTCTTAGCACAAGCGCTTTTTGGAAATCCTGATATTCTTCTATTAGATGAGCCTACGAACGGTCTGGATATCAAGGCAACTCAATGGTTAGAAGAATTCCTAATTAACTTCGAAAATACTGTCATTGTCGTTTCACATGACAGACATTTCTTAAACAAAGTCTGCACACATATTGCCGATCTTGATTTTGGTAAAATTCAAATCTATGTCGGTAACTATGACTTCTGGTATGAGTCAAGTCAATTGGCACAGAAGATGGCACAAGAGCAAAATAAAAAGAAGGAAGAGAAGATCAAGGAGCTTCAGAATTTTATCGCACGATTCAGTGCCAATGCATCAAAATCGAAGCAAGCAACTTCACGTAAAAAGTTGTTAGATAAGATTTCCTTAGATGACATTAAACCTTCCTCACGTAAATACCCATTTGTTGGATTTTCGCCTGAACGAGAAATTGGAAATGATCTCTTGCGTGTAGATAACATTTCTAAGACAATCAATGGTGAAAAGGTATTGGATAATGTAAGTTTTATTATGGATAAGGACGATAAGATTGCATTAGTTGGGAAAAATGAAATTGCAAAAACAACACTAATGAAAATATTGATGGGTGAGATGGAGCCAGATAGTGGTAGCTATAAATGGGGAGTTACAACTTCTCAAGCTTATTTTCCAAAAGACAACACGGAGTACTTCGAAGGCTCTGATTTAAACCTTGTTGATTGGCTTCGACAGTATTCACCTGAAGATGACAGTGACACGTTCTTGCGTGGTTTTCTTGGACGGATGCTCTTCTCTGGTGATGAAGTTAAGAAAAAGGCTAGTGTCTTATCCGGAGGAGAAAAGGTTCGTTGTATGCTATCGAAAATGATGCTTAGTAATGCCAACGTATTAATTTTAGATGAACCAACCAATCACTTGGATCTAGAATCGATTACTGCATTAAACGATGGATTAACTAAGTTCAAGGGTTCTATGATTTTTGCTTCTCATGACCACCAATTTGTTGATACCATTGCCAATCGTATTATTGAAATCACCGATAACGGATTGATGGATAAACAGATGACATATGATGAGTATTTAGCAAATAAGGACATTCAAAAAGAACTTGAAAAAATGTATTCATAA
- a CDS encoding SatD family protein: MISCMCIAVDVKDSRRLNKEQLRISLINCCNEINAAFERDIIVPFDVRNGDELLGVIDHLAAGYNASQMIEEKLSSENIYLYIGLGIGTLDTIDSTIHTMNGSAVLNAFEARDRFLKKVHPEAKPWLSGEEASTTFFYINGYPYQSLNALHFAICEKKVGRSDKQKEVLTLMESHPEATYEQIGQILGYKSPKSTVSYLLTRAHYQTVLAMENSLIQLLNYLENDCLKEDV, encoded by the coding sequence ATGATATCTTGTATGTGTATTGCGGTAGATGTGAAAGATTCTCGTCGTTTAAATAAGGAACAATTACGCATTTCATTAATTAATTGCTGCAATGAAATCAATGCAGCATTTGAAAGAGACATCATCGTTCCATTTGATGTTCGAAATGGGGATGAATTGTTAGGAGTGATAGATCATTTAGCGGCTGGATACAACGCCTCACAAATGATTGAAGAAAAATTGTCATCTGAGAACATTTATTTATATATTGGTCTAGGAATTGGAACATTGGATACGATTGACTCTACAATCCACACAATGAATGGATCTGCTGTATTGAATGCATTTGAAGCTAGAGATCGGTTTCTGAAAAAAGTACACCCTGAAGCAAAACCATGGCTGTCAGGAGAGGAGGCAAGTACGACTTTCTTCTATATAAATGGTTACCCTTACCAATCGCTAAACGCTCTCCATTTTGCCATTTGTGAAAAGAAAGTAGGAAGAAGTGATAAACAAAAGGAAGTCCTCACTCTCATGGAAAGTCATCCAGAAGCAACCTACGAGCAAATTGGCCAGATACTTGGTTATAAATCTCCAAAGTCCACAGTTTCATATTTATTAACACGTGCTCATTACCAAACCGTACTTGCAATGGAAAATAGTCTGATTCAGTTACTCAATTATTTAGAAAATGATTGTTTGAAGGAGGATGTTTAA
- a CDS encoding DUF3307 domain-containing protein, whose protein sequence is MFQLLLLFILAHFIADFVIQSNAMIRMKKTHLHKGLFLHIITHFILMIGVALVFIIFIKRDIGLVIPVGVAIILILILHYLIDWTKEILNKKSGKVVVSASLFIFDQFVHIISILFIFQLLGLTAFQYSEMADVILRFLFEGVELSDLSKLFAICIIIVLATEGAGYFLGIILRNLGPSQTLNKNMYSITDEKTEIKTYYNEKGEEVNEVTTLRTDQFYRDSPKQIGRYIGMIERVLIMIFIVQGIPHGMTFLIAVKSLTRFKQFESKAFAEYYLIGSLLSATIGIVLGYAILRII, encoded by the coding sequence ATGTTTCAACTCCTTCTTTTATTTATACTGGCTCATTTTATTGCGGATTTTGTCATACAATCAAACGCAATGATTCGAATGAAAAAGACCCATCTACATAAAGGGCTATTTTTGCATATAATAACTCATTTTATTCTAATGATTGGGGTTGCTTTAGTATTTATCATCTTTATTAAAAGGGATATCGGTCTAGTCATACCTGTCGGAGTTGCGATTATCCTCATTCTTATTCTTCATTATTTAATTGATTGGACAAAGGAAATATTGAATAAAAAGAGTGGAAAGGTTGTAGTTAGTGCTTCACTTTTTATATTTGATCAATTCGTTCATATCATATCAATACTTTTTATTTTTCAATTGCTAGGACTAACAGCGTTCCAATATTCAGAAATGGCTGATGTCATATTGAGGTTTTTGTTTGAAGGAGTGGAGCTCTCAGATCTATCTAAACTATTTGCTATTTGTATCATAATCGTTCTGGCAACAGAAGGAGCAGGTTATTTCTTAGGTATTATTCTAAGAAATCTAGGACCTAGTCAAACATTGAATAAAAATATGTACAGCATTACGGATGAAAAGACAGAAATAAAGACCTACTACAATGAGAAAGGAGAAGAAGTGAACGAAGTAACAACCTTGAGGACCGACCAATTCTATCGAGATTCTCCAAAACAAATCGGTAGATATATCGGCATGATTGAACGTGTTTTAATAATGATTTTCATTGTTCAAGGCATTCCTCATGGGATGACATTTCTAATTGCAGTCAAATCATTAACTCGGTTCAAACAATTTGAAAGCAAAGCTTTTGCTGAATATTATTTAATTGGAAGTTTATTAAGTGCAACCATCGGAATTGTACTTGGATATGCCATTTTAAGAATTATATAA
- a CDS encoding DoxX family protein, with protein sequence MLSVLRNHTIASYLLTIIRIYLGFLWLSASWGKITGSFDASGYLKGALANAKGEHPAVLPWWADFIEQVALPNVSIINILVPWGEFLVGVGLILGLFTSLSILMGLLMNFSYMFSGSAGQNPLMVILGFITLVAGYNAAKIGLDRWRKWKHHSSTETSSSNAPFA encoded by the coding sequence ATGTTGTCTGTATTAAGAAATCATACAATCGCAAGTTACCTTCTCACAATCATTCGCATTTATTTGGGATTCTTATGGTTAAGTGCAAGTTGGGGGAAAATAACGGGTTCTTTCGATGCATCTGGATATCTTAAAGGTGCTCTCGCGAATGCTAAAGGTGAACACCCAGCAGTACTACCATGGTGGGCAGATTTTATAGAGCAAGTTGCCTTACCGAATGTATCGATTATTAATATCTTAGTACCTTGGGGAGAATTTCTAGTAGGCGTTGGATTAATATTAGGTTTGTTTACGAGCTTATCCATTCTCATGGGCTTACTTATGAATTTCTCGTACATGTTCTCTGGATCTGCAGGTCAGAATCCTTTGATGGTCATTTTAGGTTTTATTACCCTTGTAGCAGGCTATAATGCTGCTAAAATTGGATTAGATCGTTGGAGAAAATGGAAACATCATTCATCAACAGAAACTTCATCCTCCAACGCCCCTTTTGCTTAA